A genome region from bacterium includes the following:
- a CDS encoding prolyl oligopeptidase family serine peptidase, with product MNTLHLLDDFCWKGEKDEFIVSPRRGGRIVSWRHGGAGELVKQVGLEDGGLLRMMLGEERYPGTSFNTPHLAQLLRNDAQGFSIRLRHYWNASNAIARRLGWIDKINPVYLDGLLLDKTVTFDAATATVSVELEITNLTDEVRRVTPWLQSHFHGWVQDTFVTLGGEKRPYLWEDVPWAGHRAVAGKSMRLISASHDGSLAVLLGAGTEWLMGMASYSRADYFAKDSTEGCVELRGVTLTIPPRQSWRGNMFLALTEGPDGWKKWADAAPIELEHQLGAAREPGWDPASLLPILGSWALPEERVNGLMVLSHLDKVPFTSANRCAASNSFSQFRADPSGTKAQATVNLFPLQPFASLHVEVTGCSGWRVLQPPRSLAAYEPVVMVLEGPIGLEGREVVEVRLSRAGQPLVTLRVEPDAAIEPCYSFQVKQCSTYLDERWHAEKGAFPGTTAAAFEPWREAARGRLRKWMEDAVTAPVPLASRVVERQTGPFCIREKVLIKTEHDLWIPAYLVRPRRIPVGTKMPAILFPHGSGAGKSSFVPDETGEEQNPTLFDQWPSPYQFAHKLGCVVLIPDRRGWGEWSEANHGQRWERAWAAGYNLKAMDMWDHMRAVDFLVQRPDVDVTRIVSMGSSGGGLVTTFMMGADPRVAGGIVSSSLTTPPRLSDQYFYRRAVEGAVEVNPASEYPLALGTIHCLAAPRVLWLMDGKDDPCYALANMLPHTEEERQAAFSKWRAENDEGRAEIARIYRLLGMEGNYQATWFEGLHLAGFTFNNIAKWLKEMFAIEKGT from the coding sequence ATGAATACACTGCATCTGCTGGATGATTTTTGTTGGAAGGGTGAGAAGGATGAATTCATTGTATCCCCCCGGCGTGGCGGGCGGATTGTTTCGTGGCGGCATGGCGGTGCCGGGGAACTCGTCAAGCAAGTGGGGCTTGAGGACGGTGGACTCCTGCGCATGATGCTGGGTGAGGAACGGTATCCTGGCACCAGCTTCAATACCCCGCATCTGGCTCAACTCCTGCGTAACGATGCGCAGGGTTTTTCCATTCGTCTGCGTCATTATTGGAATGCCTCCAATGCCATTGCCCGGCGCCTCGGGTGGATCGACAAGATCAATCCCGTTTACCTCGATGGCCTCCTGCTCGATAAGACGGTTACCTTCGATGCCGCAACGGCGACGGTGTCGGTGGAACTGGAGATCACCAACCTGACGGATGAGGTGCGCCGGGTCACCCCCTGGCTGCAGAGCCATTTCCACGGCTGGGTGCAGGACACCTTTGTGACTCTCGGTGGTGAAAAAAGACCGTACTTGTGGGAAGACGTCCCCTGGGCCGGGCACCGGGCGGTAGCGGGCAAATCCATGCGCCTGATCAGTGCGAGCCACGACGGCTCCCTCGCGGTTTTGCTCGGGGCAGGCACCGAATGGTTGATGGGTATGGCCTCTTATTCGCGGGCTGACTATTTTGCCAAGGACTCGACCGAGGGGTGTGTGGAATTGCGTGGCGTCACGCTCACAATCCCTCCGCGCCAATCTTGGCGGGGTAATATGTTCCTCGCCCTGACGGAGGGGCCGGACGGGTGGAAGAAATGGGCCGATGCGGCGCCAATCGAATTGGAACATCAGCTTGGGGCGGCTCGGGAACCGGGCTGGGATCCCGCCTCGTTGCTTCCCATCTTGGGGAGTTGGGCCTTGCCGGAGGAGCGGGTGAACGGCCTGATGGTGTTATCGCATCTTGATAAAGTCCCCTTTACCTCGGCCAACCGCTGCGCCGCGTCCAATAGTTTTTCACAGTTCCGTGCGGACCCGTCCGGCACGAAGGCGCAAGCCACGGTCAACTTGTTTCCGCTTCAGCCGTTCGCGTCCCTTCATGTGGAGGTCACGGGCTGTTCCGGCTGGCGGGTGCTTCAACCGCCCCGGTCATTGGCCGCCTATGAGCCTGTTGTGATGGTTCTGGAAGGCCCGATCGGACTGGAAGGCCGGGAGGTCGTGGAGGTCCGTCTTTCCCGCGCAGGCCAGCCGCTGGTCACGCTTCGCGTCGAGCCTGATGCGGCTATCGAACCGTGTTACTCCTTCCAGGTCAAACAGTGTTCCACTTATCTTGATGAGCGCTGGCATGCTGAGAAAGGCGCTTTTCCTGGCACGACGGCGGCGGCGTTTGAACCGTGGCGGGAAGCGGCGCGAGGGAGGTTGCGGAAATGGATGGAGGATGCGGTGACGGCTCCGGTGCCGCTGGCATCGCGCGTGGTCGAGCGGCAGACCGGTCCCTTTTGCATTCGTGAAAAGGTTCTGATCAAGACCGAACATGATCTCTGGATTCCCGCCTATCTAGTCCGGCCGAGACGGATTCCGGTGGGGACCAAAATGCCGGCGATCCTGTTTCCCCACGGAAGTGGAGCTGGCAAGTCGTCATTCGTGCCCGATGAGACAGGGGAGGAGCAAAACCCGACTTTGTTTGACCAGTGGCCTTCGCCTTACCAGTTCGCTCATAAATTGGGTTGTGTCGTGTTGATTCCCGACCGGCGTGGCTGGGGGGAATGGTCGGAGGCGAACCATGGTCAGCGCTGGGAACGCGCCTGGGCCGCGGGTTACAACCTCAAGGCCATGGACATGTGGGATCATATGCGCGCCGTTGATTTCCTGGTTCAGCGTCCGGATGTGGATGTGACGCGGATTGTCAGCATGGGGAGTTCCGGTGGAGGCTTGGTGACCACGTTCATGATGGGGGCCGACCCCCGGGTCGCGGGCGGCATTGTCAGCAGTTCGCTCACAACCCCGCCACGACTTTCTGATCAATATTTTTACAGAAGAGCGGTTGAGGGGGCTGTGGAGGTGAATCCCGCATCGGAATACCCGCTGGCGTTGGGGACCATCCACTGTCTGGCGGCGCCCCGGGTGCTGTGGTTGATGGATGGCAAGGATGATCCTTGTTATGCCCTCGCCAACATGTTGCCACATACGGAAGAGGAGCGGCAGGCCGCCTTCAGCAAATGGCGTGCGGAAAATGATGAGGGCCGTGCGGAAATAGCGCGCATCTACCGGTTACTGGGCATGGAAGGCAACTATCAGGCCACCTGGTTTGAAGGGCTCCATCTGGCCGGGTTCACGTTCAATAACATTGCGAAATGGCTGAAGGAAATGTTCGCGATAGAAAAAGGCACATGA